In Pseudomonas sp. LRP2-20, the genomic window GTTTCAGCAGTGGTCCGCAATCCCTGAGCCTGCAAATCATTCACCAGCCCAGGCTGCTCGACATGCAGCATCCACTCAGCCCCGGTCCCAGATGGCGCCTGTGCCAGCACCCCGGCAAAGGCCGCCATCTCTGGCAGGTAAGCAGTAAACCCATTGCCTTTAAGCGCGCTGGTAGTCATCCCCAGCGCCTCGCAGATGGCCACCTTGGCCGCGATATCATCGCGATCCGCCTGCCGCGAAGCCTGCACCAGCGCCGTTAACGCCGGGTCCACCGGCAGCGACCCATGGATCAGTTCAGGCCCCTGTTCCCAGGCCTCGGGCGGGCAGTCCTTGTTCTCTGGCCGCAAAGGAATATGCGGGTTGATCTCCACCGGATAGATGCGGCAGACCAGTGGCCGGCTTTCATAGATGGTGCACAGGTCGTTGTCGTCGAGGTTGCGACAGCGCCCTGGGTTGAACGCGGCAAAGGTCACCGAAACGCGGGCTTCGCTGCCGCCACAAGGCACCGGGTACGAGCGGCGCATCACATGCTCGCGCTGCTCTGCAGGCATGCCTGGCCCATCGGTCACGAAGGCTTCGATCAACACGATCACCTGGCCACCGGCCGTCGCCCACTGGCGTGCCTCGGCCAAGGTCAATGGCACATGGTGGCCGGTGCAGCACTTGCCGCAACCGGTACAGGCAAAGCGCAGGCTGTCGTTCACTTGGCGTCCGGGTTCCATTCGCTGATGTGGGCCTGCTGCTGCTTGCGGTCGTACAGGCAGAGCTCGGTGCCGGTACGTTGCTGCATGTGCTTCTGTGGATAAACACCTTCGATCAGCAGGGCACTGAAACCGACCTGATCATCGAACTCAGCCGGTTTGCCACGGGCGTGCGCATCCTTGAACTGGCTGGCCTTCAGGCAGGCCTTGAGCATCTGCTGGCGCTGCTCGTTCCAGGCCTGGCTGCTGGAGGCCTGGGCGACACCGCTGAACAGGGCGCAGGCGATCAGAAGAGAGCTGAAAAACTTCATACGCGGTTCCGGGAAATTATCCGAGGGGCGCGAATTATGCCCGAGTCATCCCTGGCGGCAAGCCATGGAGTTTGTCGCTGAATATAACAACACGTGCTTCAGCGCTCGGCAAACACCACGGTCCGCGCCGCCGTCACCAGGCAGTCGGTCAGGTCGGGCGAAGAGAACTTGGTGAGGATGGCATTGGCCCCGGCCAGCCTGGCTTTCTCGCTGCTCATGGCGCTGTCCAGCGAGGTGTGCAAAAGCACGTAGAGGTGCTGGAAGTCCGGCGTCTCGCGCAGGGTGCGGGTGAAGGCATAACCGTCCATCTCGGACATTTCGATGTCCGAGACGATGATGTTGATCTCCTGCGCGGTGCCTTGAAGCTCCAACAGCACGTTTATCGCATCCTTGGCGCTGCGTGCGGTGTGGCACTCGATACCGAGGTTACGCAGGGTGTGCACGGACTGCTGCAGCGCCACCTGGCTGTCGTCGACCACCAGGATGTTGGCGGCGGCCAGCAGGCTGGCGTCTTCCTCGCTCAGCTCACCCGGTTGTGGCTCCGGCTCGGGCGGGGCGATGCCGTGGATGACCTTTTCGATGTCCAGCACCTGCACCAGCGTGTTGTCGACCCGAGTCACGCCGGTGATGAACGAACGGTTGCCCGAACCGAACGGCGGCGGCTTGATGTCGGTGCTCAGGCAATGGACGATGCGGCTCACCGCCTGCACGTGCAGGCCCTGGCGCGAGCGGCTGATCTCGGTGACGATCAGGCAGCCGCCGTCCGGGTCGGCCAGCGGGCGTTCGCCGATGGCGCGGGACAGGTCGATCACCGACAGCGAATTGCCGCGCAGGGTCGCCACGCCTTTCACGTGCGGGTGCGATTCGGGCAGCTTGGTCAGGGGCGGGCAGGGGATGATCTCGCTGACCTTGAGCAAGTTGATTGCCATCAGCTTGCCGCTGCGCAGGGTGAACAGCAGCAGGGACAGCGAATCCGCGCGGGCATTTTGCGTGGCCATGGTGACCTTCGTGGGAAACAGGGGATGCCGGGTTATCGGCCTGATCTGGCTGCGCTTTAGCGCCCATGTACATATTGCAGAGCGGATCTGGATCCTGTGGGAGCAACTGACTTGCTCAATTTCTTGAAGCTGGCGCCATCCCTGTGGGAGCCGCGCTTGCCGGCGATGGGCCGCGAAGCGGCCCCGGCAATTTATGCAGCAACCTTGAAATCGTGGGGCCGCTTCGCGGCCCATCGCCGGCAAGCGCGGCTCCTACAGGGGATCTCTACCGGGGCCCAGATCAGCGTTCGCGCAGGGCTTCGCGGGCGCGGTTCAGCGGCTTGATCAGGTAATCGAGAATGGTCTTCTCGCCGGTGCGGATATCCACCGTGGCAATCATCCCCGGTACGATCGCGAAGTGCTTGCCGGCCTTGTTGGTCAGGCTGTCCTGCTCGGTGCGGATGAACACCCGGTAGTAGTAGATCTCCGGTTTCACCTCGTCCTGCAGGGTATCCGGCGATATCCCCACCACCTTGCCATCCAGGCCGCCATACACCGAGTAGTCATAGGCGCTGATCTTGACCTTGGCGGCCTGATCGGGGTGGATGAAGGCGATGTCGCGTGGGGCGATACGTGTTTCGATCAGCAAGCGCTCGTCCATCGGCACGATCTTCATCACCTGGCCGCCGGGCTGCACTACGCCGCCCAGGGTGTTGACCTCGATGTCCTTGACGATGCCGCGTACCGGCGAGCGCAGGGTCAGGCGTGTCAGCGAATCGCTGCGCCCGCGGATCACTTCCGACAGGCTGTCGGCTTCGGCACTGGCCTTGGCCAGTTCTTCGCGGGCACGTACCAGGTAGTCGGAGCGCGCTTCGTTGGCCTTGAGTTCCAGTTCCGAGCGCTGGCGGTTCAGGCGGATCACTTCGACCCGGCTGGAGGCCCCCATCTTGGCCAGGTTCTCGGTGATCTTCAGCTCCGCACGCACCAGCCGCAGTGAGTCCTCGATGCCGGCCAAGGTCTGCTCCAGGCCACGGCGGCGGGTTTCGTACAGTGCCGTCTCGGCGTCGATCAGGTCGGGCGAGTCGCGCAGGCTTTCGGGGAAACTCAGCGGTTTGCCGGTGACCTCGGCACGCAGCCGCGCGACGCTGGCTTTGGCCGCACGGTACTTGGCCTCGCTTTCGCCAACGCTGGAGGCGGTCTTGGTCGGGTCGAGCTGGGCCAGCACCTGGCCGCGTTCGACCAGGTCGCCTTCGGCCACGTTCATTTCAGCGACGATGCCGCCTTCGAACGACTGGATCACCTGCTCGCGTGAACTGGGGATCACCTTGCCGGTGCCGGTGGAGACTTCGGTCACCTCGAACCAGGCCGCCCAGGCCAGGAACGCGGCGAGCATGATGGCGCAAAGCGTGATGACACGGCCGGCGCGCAGCACCGCCTGGTCATCCTGGCCGTCCAGGTAGGACGCGGGGAGTTCGTGGTTGCTCATGCCTGCGCTCCTTGCAGCTTGGCCAGGGCAGCGTCGCGTTTGTCGTCGATGACGATACGCCCGCCGTCCAGCACGATGATGCGTTCGACCCGCTGCAGCACGCTCAAGCGGTGCGTTGCGATCACCAGGGTGCGGCCCTGGCAGAAGCGATCAAGGTTATCCAGCAGCTTGCGTTCGGTGACGTCGTCGAGCGAGGCGGTGGGTTCGTCGAGCAGCAGTACCTGGGGCTGGCGTACCAGCAGGCGAGACAGTACCAGGGCCTGACGCTGCCCGCCGGACAGGCCCTGGCCACCTTCGAGGATCAGGTGGTCGAGGCCCTTGGGCAGGTGGCGGACGAACTCCAGCGCACCGGTGGCGGCCAGCGCGGCCACCAGTTCCTGGTCGCTGGCCTGGCCGGCGCCGAGGGTGAGGTTCTCCCGCAGGGTGCCATGGAACAGCCGGGCGTACTGGGCCAGAAGGCCGACGTCACGGCGCAGGTCGGCCGGGTCGAGGTGGGCCATGGCGATGCCATCGAGGCTGACTTCGCCCTGGCTCAGGTCCATGGCGCCGCCCAGGGCCTGCAGCAAGGTCGATTTGCCGGCGCCGTTGCGCCCTAGCACGGCGATGCGCTCGCCGGGCTCTATGTGCAGCTGGCCGATGCTCAGTACCGGTGGGGCTTCCGGGCTGTAGCGGAAGGTGGCTTGGCGCAGGGCATATTCGCCACGGATGGCCGGCAAGTGTACGCGGGCTTCACCTTCAGGGTGGTCGACCGGCGACTGCATCAGTTTGTCCAGGCCCTGCAGGGCCACCTTGGCCTGCTGCCAGCGGGTCAACACATGGGTCAGCTGCGCCAGTGGTGCCATCATCCGAGACGACAGCATCGAGGCGGCGACCAGGCTACCGGTGGTGAGGTCGCCGGCAATCACCATCGGTGCGCCGATCACGATGACCACGGCAAACACCGCGCCCTGCACGTTCTGGGTCCAGGTCACCAGGCCGTTGGTCAGGGTGCGCAGGCGCAGGCTGGTGTGCGCGCAGGCGGCGTTGTACTGGTTCCACTGGCGCTCGAAACGCGCCTCGGCCTGCAGCGCCTTGATCTCGTCCAGGCCCTGGATGCTTTCCACCAGCATGGCATTGCGCAGCGAAGATTCACGCATCGAGGCATTGGCCAGTACCGCCAGGCGCCGTTGTGCGAGCAGGCCCGGGATGACCATGGCCAGCAGCGCCACCAGCGGGATGAATACCAGCACCCCACCGATCAGCCAGAACACAAACAGGAACAGCAGGAAGAACGGCAGGTCGGCCAAGGCGGTGGCGGTGCTCGAGGTGATCAGGTCGCGGATCGACTCCAGCTCGCGTAATTGCGAGATGAACGAGCCGGTGGATTTCGGCCGGGCCGAGTTGCGCAGGCGCAGCGCATGCCCGTAGACCAGGTCGGACACCCGCAAGTCGGCACGCTTGCCGAGCAGGTCGGTAACCTTCAACCTCAGCAGGCGCATGCTGAAGTCGAACACCAGCGCCAGCACCACACCGCCAAACAGCACGTACAGGGTTGGCAGGGATTCGGCGGGGATCACCCGGTCGTACACCTGCATCGAGAACAGTACCCCGGCCAGGGCCAGCACGTTGGCCACCAGCGAGGCGACCATCACCTGGCCGTAGGGGCGCAGGTCGCGCAGCACGATGCGGGCGAACCAGTGCCGATCATAGGGCGCGGTGTAGTCGTCGGTGCGCACATCGCGCAGCGGCCGCGCCGGGCGCATCAATGCCACGCGGTTGATACGCCCTTCAAGCGCCTCGCGGGGCAGGCGCGAGGTCAGGCGCTGGTCGCCGGCGAAGACCACGGCCAGCTCGTTTTCTTCGGTCACCGCCTCGACCGTGGCCAGCTGGCCATCGTCCAGTTCCAGCACCAGTGGCGTGCGCCATTGGCGCAGGGCCTTGGCGTCGTAGCGCACGAAGCGCAAGGTCAGGCCAGCCTGGCGCGCCATGTGCCGGAGAATTTCATCCAGCGGGCGCGCATCTTCGACCGCTGCCAGGCGAATGCGCTGGGGTGAGACGTCCAGGCGATAGTGATGGGCGACTTGCAGCATCACTTCCAGCCAGGGGCCCAGGTCGGGCCGATGTACCACCGCCTGCTCCGGGTTCTGCTCCTGAGCGGCCTGGGTCAGCTTCACGGTATCGTTCATGGCTCGATTTCCACCCCTTGCAGGTTGCGCCCTTCCAGCCCGAAGGCGGTACGCAGGGCGCCGGTGTTGTACAGGCAGTCGACATCCAGGCGCAGCAGGTCGGAGCGGGTGCCGGCAAGTTCGAAGCGTGACTGGTAGATCTCCTGCTCGGCGTTGAGCAGGTCGAGCAGTGGCCGGGTGCCCAGGTCCAGGTACTGCCGGCCATACAGTTCGCGGGCTTCCTGGATGCTGGCCTGGCGCGCCTCCAGCGAGTTGAGGCGCCGGCCCAGCCCGGACGTCTGTGCCATGGCTTCGGCCAGGCCGCGGCGGGCTTGCAGGCGTGCGGCGTCTTCGGCGGAGTCGGCGGCGCTCAGGGCATGGCCGGCGGCGCGGCTGCGGGCGCTGATGGCTCCGCCCTGGTAGATGGGCACCTCGACGTTCAGGTAGATGCCCGCCTGGGTACGGTCCAGGCTGCGGTTGTCGCGGTTGTAGTCGTTGTCCAGGTAGTGATTGACCTGTGGTTGCAGCGACAGCGTGGGGTAGGCTTCGGCCTTGGCCTGGGCCAGTTCGGCCTGGGACTGGGCACGCAAGGCCAGGGCCATGAGCACGGCCGGCAGCCGGTCGCTGCTGCCTGAGGCGCGCTTGCAGGCCTGGTTCAGCTCTGGCGGTTGTTCCTCGGCGAGGGCCGGCGGCGCTACCCGGCCAAGCAGTTCGGCCAGGGTCGAACGCCAGCGTTCGTACTGCGACTGGTATTCCTCGAGGGTGGCGCGGGCACCTTCCACCCGTGATTCGGCCTGGACTACGTCAGAGCGCGTGCTGGCGCCCATGTCGCTGCGTTGGCGGGCCATGCCGGCGATGTCGCCGACGCCGCGGATCTGGTCGCGGGCAATCACCATCAGCTGTTCATAGCGGCGGGTTTCGATCCAGGCGTAGGCGGTGTCGCGGGCGAGGTCGTCGACCACCAGCAAAATATTGGCCTGGGCCCGGGTAGCGGCGGCCTGGGCGGCACTGACGGCACTGTCGACCTTGCCGAAGTCGTAGAGCATCTGTTTCAACGACAGGTTCAGCGCCTGGCTGTTGCGGTCGCCGCCGTAGCCGCTGTCATAGCCGGTGCGGATACCGCCGGAAATCTGTGGGTAATAGCCGGCACGGGCGACGTTGATGCCTTCGCCCTGCTTGTACAGGTTGCCGACTGCTTCGGCGATGCTCGGGTGCCACTGCGCGGCGGTCAACACCGCCTCGGCCAGCCCCAGCCGGTCGCCATGGCTGGCGGCCTGGCCGGAAGGCGGGCGGGCGGGGATGGCATCGGGCGCGTCGCGCATCAGCGACGGGCCGATGGTGCGCAGTCTGGGGTCTATGTCATCGGCTGCCTGGGCAACCGGGTTCAGGTTCACTACCAGGAGCCCGAAGGCTCCCAGCCACAGCGGTGACAGCGGACTGCGTCGCTTCACGTAATTCCCTTACTGCTGATCGTCCTTGCCGCCGGGCGGTGTGCCCGGCGGATTGCAGCGGCCTCAGACGACATGGATGCTGTTCTGCACCCAGAGGTGGTGGCTCGGATCTTCCTGGGCCGTGTATTGGTTATAGTCGATGCCGTCGGCAGTCTGGTTGCCGACCAGGGTCCAGTTGTCCGTCATGTGCACCGAGTCTTTGTCATCCCCCTTGATGATCAGTGTGTTGGTGCCGGTTTCGGTGATTGCCACCACGTCGGCCAGGTTGAGGGTCAGCGCCACCGCACTGGTGGCGTTGAGGTCGATCACCTCGATGTTGTGGATGCGTTCGGCCAGGGTGCCCAGGTCGATGCTGGCATCGCCGCCGCCCCACAGCAGGGTGTCGGTACCGCTGCCGCCATCGACGCTGGCGAAGTTCTGGTCGACCACTTCGAGGATGTCGTTGCCGGCGCCGCCTTCCAGGGTGATGTGCCCGCCCTGGCTGCCCACCAGGTGGTCGTTGCCGTCGGTGCCGGCGAGCACTTCGCTGGAAGCGGCGGCCGCCACGCTGGCCACGGCCAGGCTGTCGTCGCTGGTGTCGGCCACCAGCGCGGAGAAGGTGGTGAGACCGGCGGCGTTGTCCAGGTTGACGGTCAGCGTGGCGGTGTCGGTGGTGCCGTTGGGGTGGGTCAGCTCGTAGGTGAAGGTGTCGTGCTGGCCGATCACCGCCGAAGTCAGCCCGCTGTTGAGGGTGTAGGTGTAGCTGCCGTCCGCATGCACCAGCAGCGTGCCGTAGGTACCGGCCACGCTGACGCCGTTGTAGCCGGGGATGGTATACGTGCCGGCGGCCGTCAGCACGCTCAGCACGGTCAGTGCCGAACCCAGGTTGTCGGTACCGGTCGGGTCGGTGATCAGGTTGCCGCTGGCCACCGTGGCGCTGCTGACCACGAACTCGGTGAGGTGCGTGGTGGTGGTGTTGAGGCTGGTGGTGATCGAGCTGAGCAGCCCGATGCCACTGGAGCTGACGCGGACCTGGTAGCTGCCGGCCGTCTGCCCGGTGAAGGTGTAGCCGGCGCCACCACCGAGCAGGGTAAGCAGCGAGCTGCCCGGCACCGATTGCACCAGCACGTACTGGCCGGTGCTGGTGTTGAGCTTGTACAGGGCAATGGTGGTGTTGCCGAGCAGGGTCAGCAGGTTGGCCGAGTTGACCACCACTTGCAGGTCGGCGCTGGTGTCGGCGGCCACCGACGTGGTGTAGATGGCCTGGCGCGAGCCGATCACCGGCAGGCTCAGCGTACCCAGGGTGGCGCTACTGCTGTCGACCCGGTTGGCCAGGGTGATTTGGCTGCTGTCGATATCGTTGACCGCATCCACCACCGTGGCCGGCGCGCTGAGGTTGCTGTCGCTCCAGATTTCCGTGGCCTGCGGGCTGTCGATGCGCACGTACAGATTGGCCGAGTCGGACAGGCCGTTCGGGTGCACCAGCTGGTAGCTGAACACGTCCACCTTGCCGACGCTCGAAGGGCTGCCATTGGGCGTATAGGTGTAGCTGCCGTCCGCATGGATCACCAGGGTGCCGTACTGGCCCTGTACCGTGGTCCCCGCACCGCTGGCGGCGGCCACGTAGGTACCGTTCTTCAGCACCTGCAGCACCGCGCCGCTGTCCGGGCCGCGTGAGTCGACGGTACCGTCGGTGCCCGTATCGGTGATGACGTTACCTGAGGTGGCGCTGCCCGTGCCGGTGAACTGGGTGAGGCTGGTGGCTTCGATGTCCAGGCTGGTGGTGACCTGGGTCACCAGGCCGATGCCGCCGCTGGCCACGGTCAGGCGGTAGTCGCCGGCCTGCAGCTTGCCGATATCGACCTGCAGCCCCAGCGGCAGCACGATCAGGTCGAGCAGCCCTTGGGTGTTGCCGGTGGCGATGGTCACCCAGGCGCCGGTGGCATCCTTCACTTGCAAGGTGAAGGTGGAGTTGTTCAGCAGTGCCAGCACGCTGTTGGTGGTCAGTGTCAGGGTCGGATCGACCGTGGTGCCGGCCGCCACCGTCCAGGTGTAGGTCTTGCTGAAGCCCGACAACAGGGTGGTGAAGCTGTCGCTGTAGGTGGTGGTGGCGGTGACTGGCGCCAGGTTGACGGTGGCAGTGGCCAGGTTGTCGCTGGCGATGACCGGGGCGTTGGCGTCGATGTCTGGCGCGGTGATGTTGACGTTGCCAGAGGTATTGTTGCGCGGGTCGGTGAGGGTCACCGTGAGCACCTGGCCGTTGTCCTGGGCCGGGCTCAGGGTCACGCTGAAGGTGCCATTAGGCTGTACCACCGCGGTTTGCAGCACGGTGCCGCTGGCGCTGCGCACGGTCACCGTGGCACCGACCTCGCCGGAGCCGGTGAGGGTGGTGCCGTCGGCACTGATGACCAGATTGCTGGCATTGGCCGGTGGGGTGAGGTCCGGGGCGTTCAGCGCAGTGGCGCTGGAGGTGTTGCCGGCGGCATCGGTGAGGGTGACGCTCAGCGCCTGGAAGTTGATCTGCGCCGCACTCAGGCTCACGGTGTATTGGCCGTTGCTGGCCACCGTGGCGGTGCCGAGCACGGTGCCGGCGCTGTTGCGCACGGTTACTGTGCTACCGGCCTCGCCAGT contains:
- a CDS encoding YkgJ family cysteine cluster protein; this encodes MNDSLRFACTGCGKCCTGHHVPLTLAEARQWATAGGQVIVLIEAFVTDGPGMPAEQREHVMRRSYPVPCGGSEARVSVTFAAFNPGRCRNLDDNDLCTIYESRPLVCRIYPVEINPHIPLRPENKDCPPEAWEQGPELIHGSLPVDPALTALVQASRQADRDDIAAKVAICEALGMTTSALKGNGFTAYLPEMAAFAGVLAQAPSGTGAEWMLHVEQPGLVNDLQAQGLRTTAETPVYYAFIGF
- a CDS encoding chemotaxis protein, whose protein sequence is MATQNARADSLSLLLFTLRSGKLMAINLLKVSEIIPCPPLTKLPESHPHVKGVATLRGNSLSVIDLSRAIGERPLADPDGGCLIVTEISRSRQGLHVQAVSRIVHCLSTDIKPPPFGSGNRSFITGVTRVDNTLVQVLDIEKVIHGIAPPEPEPQPGELSEEDASLLAAANILVVDDSQVALQQSVHTLRNLGIECHTARSAKDAINVLLELQGTAQEINIIVSDIEMSEMDGYAFTRTLRETPDFQHLYVLLHTSLDSAMSSEKARLAGANAILTKFSSPDLTDCLVTAARTVVFAER
- a CDS encoding HlyD family type I secretion periplasmic adaptor subunit; protein product: MSNHELPASYLDGQDDQAVLRAGRVITLCAIMLAAFLAWAAWFEVTEVSTGTGKVIPSSREQVIQSFEGGIVAEMNVAEGDLVERGQVLAQLDPTKTASSVGESEAKYRAAKASVARLRAEVTGKPLSFPESLRDSPDLIDAETALYETRRRGLEQTLAGIEDSLRLVRAELKITENLAKMGASSRVEVIRLNRQRSELELKANEARSDYLVRAREELAKASAEADSLSEVIRGRSDSLTRLTLRSPVRGIVKDIEVNTLGGVVQPGGQVMKIVPMDERLLIETRIAPRDIAFIHPDQAAKVKISAYDYSVYGGLDGKVVGISPDTLQDEVKPEIYYYRVFIRTEQDSLTNKAGKHFAIVPGMIATVDIRTGEKTILDYLIKPLNRAREALRER
- a CDS encoding type I secretion system permease/ATPase, which translates into the protein MNDTVKLTQAAQEQNPEQAVVHRPDLGPWLEVMLQVAHHYRLDVSPQRIRLAAVEDARPLDEILRHMARQAGLTLRFVRYDAKALRQWRTPLVLELDDGQLATVEAVTEENELAVVFAGDQRLTSRLPREALEGRINRVALMRPARPLRDVRTDDYTAPYDRHWFARIVLRDLRPYGQVMVASLVANVLALAGVLFSMQVYDRVIPAESLPTLYVLFGGVVLALVFDFSMRLLRLKVTDLLGKRADLRVSDLVYGHALRLRNSARPKSTGSFISQLRELESIRDLITSSTATALADLPFFLLFLFVFWLIGGVLVFIPLVALLAMVIPGLLAQRRLAVLANASMRESSLRNAMLVESIQGLDEIKALQAEARFERQWNQYNAACAHTSLRLRTLTNGLVTWTQNVQGAVFAVVIVIGAPMVIAGDLTTGSLVAASMLSSRMMAPLAQLTHVLTRWQQAKVALQGLDKLMQSPVDHPEGEARVHLPAIRGEYALRQATFRYSPEAPPVLSIGQLHIEPGERIAVLGRNGAGKSTLLQALGGAMDLSQGEVSLDGIAMAHLDPADLRRDVGLLAQYARLFHGTLRENLTLGAGQASDQELVAALAATGALEFVRHLPKGLDHLILEGGQGLSGGQRQALVLSRLLVRQPQVLLLDEPTASLDDVTERKLLDNLDRFCQGRTLVIATHRLSVLQRVERIIVLDGGRIVIDDKRDAALAKLQGAQA
- a CDS encoding TolC family outer membrane protein, with the translated sequence MKRRSPLSPLWLGAFGLLVVNLNPVAQAADDIDPRLRTIGPSLMRDAPDAIPARPPSGQAASHGDRLGLAEAVLTAAQWHPSIAEAVGNLYKQGEGINVARAGYYPQISGGIRTGYDSGYGGDRNSQALNLSLKQMLYDFGKVDSAVSAAQAAATRAQANILLVVDDLARDTAYAWIETRRYEQLMVIARDQIRGVGDIAGMARQRSDMGASTRSDVVQAESRVEGARATLEEYQSQYERWRSTLAELLGRVAPPALAEEQPPELNQACKRASGSSDRLPAVLMALALRAQSQAELAQAKAEAYPTLSLQPQVNHYLDNDYNRDNRSLDRTQAGIYLNVEVPIYQGGAISARSRAAGHALSAADSAEDAARLQARRGLAEAMAQTSGLGRRLNSLEARQASIQEARELYGRQYLDLGTRPLLDLLNAEQEIYQSRFELAGTRSDLLRLDVDCLYNTGALRTAFGLEGRNLQGVEIEP